The window CGCGGTGTGCTCGCTCAGGCCCTGGCCTTCATCGAAGGCAAAGACCGTCACGGTGCCGGTGGGTTGTTTGACGATTTCGCGGCTGACGATGGAGCCAGCTTGGTATTGCACATGGTCGGCCACGCGCGCGACTTGAGCGGCGGGCAGCCCCTTCGCTTTGGATGAGGTGTCTTTTTTCATTAAATCCATACCTGCAATATACCTCTGAACCCAATCGCCGCTGAGACCAAAACGAAAAGGTTTGATGGAGATCAAGAAACTGGTTATTTGCATCTCCCCAGGCAGACTTGCGCTTATTCCAGTGGACGGGGCAAATCCAAAGCGGTGTCGCCCGCCGTCCCTTTTTCCCCCGGCAGTTGCCACTACACCAAATTTTCCTATGGCGGAGCTATTGGGCACCTGCGGGCTGGTACCACATGGATTTCCAGTAGGCTTGCTCGACTTTATAGAAGTCTACCGGCGCAGTGGATTTGAAGTCCGCCGCCAAAATACCGTAGCGCCGCATCTCGCGGTACCACCCTTCGCGCGGAAGGAAGCCCGGCATGTCGAAGCGCTTGATTTTTTCCAGATGATCGCGGCCGGCCACCGCCATTTCCACCAGTTTCAGGTAGTCGGGATCGCTGGTGCTGGAGAAAACTGCGGCCCCGGTGGCCGGCTTCACGCAAATGCCCAGCCCGCCCGCCGCCTTGTCCAGCGGGGCCAGGGCCAACAGGGATTGGGCGGGGCGGCTCAGGTTGAAAACGCTGTGGCGGCTGTATTTGAGGCGCGGATCATCCATCGCAAACCGCCAGAAGGACATCCCCAATTCATCGGACATGGTGTGCGGGAGGCGTTTCTGCCCCTTGTGGCATTCCGCGCAGCGCTGATCCATGACTTGCGCCGCGGCCTTGGTGGCGGGCCAGTCTGTATCCAGGTGGATCTGCTGGTTTTCCTGGTAGCCGCCCACCGAACCGGAGCCCAACGCGGCGTAGGTACCGGGATAGGGCGAGCCCACCTCGGTCCACAGCCGCAGTCTGGTCTTCTCGGCTTCGCTGGCTTTGACGCCGTAGTGGGAACCATCGAGCATCTGGAGAATGCGGCTGGCGCTCGAACCCAGTTCGCGCGGGCCGTAATTGCTGCGGGCGCGATTCCGACCGTCCGTGAACAGTTGGTGAACCGTCATGTTGAAGTAGGCGTGCGAAAACATGGGGCCATGATCCCCCGATAGCAACACCTTGCCCGCATACGGCCCGCCGCGCGGCGTGGGGGTGGCGTCGTGACAATCCACGCACAGTCGGTTGAGGATCGGCTGGATGTCGCGCGGGAAATCCAGGACATCCGGGCAATCCTTGATGGGCTGGATTTTGCTGGCGGGCCGGCGCAAGGCCGCGAGGGACTTGCCCGGGATGTAACTCTGGGTGCGCTGCTCATGGCACCCCACGCAACTGGTCGTCTCCCCCGGTTGCACCGTCAAAAAGCTCTGCATGCGCTTGACGGCCATGTCGTGCTCATCCAGCGCGACAAAGAAGAGGCCCCGCAGCGCGGGAAGTTCCATGTAAGCCGAACCATCCGCCTCCACCGGCACCGTGCCCACAACACGCTCCAGGGTAAAGGACCCGCCATAGGTGAGCGGATCCATGCCGCCGGTGAAGTTGACCGGCTTGGGCAGCGTTTCCAGCACCAGCAGCTTCTTGATTTCGCCCGGCTTGACGCCCGCCAGGTTGCGGCCTTCATAGACATTGGCCATAACCAGCCGCCCCGTCGGTTCCTGGAGGTTCACGCCGGTGGGGACTACCAACTCGCGATCGTGCGCCACGATGGGGCGCGGCTCATGAATCAGGAAGCCGTCCTTGACCTCCTCATCGCTCAGCCGATACAGGCGATCCGATTGCCCCGCGCCTGTCAGCAACTGGATTTCCGGGCCTTTGGCCGCCATGAACGCCTCCTCGGAAAACGCCCAGGGATCGCGGTAATCCTCCGTGCGCGTGATGTAACGGGCCATGCCGTGTTGATCGGGGCCATTGCTGGGATCCACGACCACCAATGCGCCGGCATGTTCCGCCCGGCCATGACCCGGAGAGAAAATGGCGGCGATCCGGGGGGAACCGGGAATGGGCTTGGCGTCAATCATGACAATGCCGGGCCGCTGATTGCCAAAGTAAATCATCTGCCCGGTGCCATCTGGGTTGGTGGTCCAAAGATGGTGGTAATCCACCTGCGAGCGATCCACATATTCCCAGCGCTGATATATCAGGCGGCCATCCGGCAGCGCCCATGGCGTATTATCCTGCTCGTTGTTGGCGGAAATCATCCGGATGTTGGAGCCGTTGGCGTCGCAGCGGTGGAGCGTCGCCACTTGTGTCACCCAGCAGTTCACCCAGCGCTTGGCGCGCGTGGAAACGAACACCATGCCGCCCTCCGGCAGCCAGCAGGGCTCAAAATCATCGTAATCGCCCGTGGTGAGTTGCTTCAGGCCGGAGCCGTCGGATTGAATGGTGTACAGATGATAGTTCTCCCCGTTTCCCTTGCGATAGGAGAAGAGGATCGTCTTGCCGTCGTAATGCACAATCGGATCGCGCACTCCGCCCTCGGCATCCTCAACCAGCCAGGTCACCTTGCCGGTCTTCACATTCAATTTGCCCAGCTTCCCTCCCAACCGGTAGGCCACCCGCTTGCCATTATGCGTGAAGGGCTTTCCTTGCGGGTATTCCAGCTCGCAGTCCGAGTAATAGCCGATGTTGGCGTACCAATGGCCATCCGATCCGACCTTGCGGGTGGCGAAGACGATTTCCTCCACATCTTTCAGCGGACCAGCCAGGAACTTGGGCAGCAACTCTTCCTTAACCACGGTGGCCATCGAAGCTTCCGGAGCCTGGCTGGTTCCCAGATAGACATAGTCGTAAATAATCCAACTGCCATCATCCAGATTCAGCGCCAGCGTGTTTTCTCCCGGCTTCAGGCTGCCGGCGGGAATGGGGAACACCAGGGTGGCGACTTCCCCGACGCGGCCCGGGATATGCCCCACGCCCTTGCCTTGCGGGGCGCGCTGTTTGCCGATCTCCCGTCCGTTCAAGGACACGGTGAGCAACGGTTTCTTCAAGGAATCCACCTGCCCAACCACCAGGTAAACGGGCTGTGCCGGGATCTGCTTCACCGGGAATCGGATCGTAAACGTATGCGCCTTGCTGCCTGCCCATGTATCATGCGTGCTGGGATGAATGAACGGCCAGGCTTCCAAAGAATCCTTGCCCACGACAAATTCCACCGGCTTGGAAAATTCTTTGGAGAAGGCGGCGTACCCGCTACGCGTCAGGCCGAACTCCACCGAGGATTGGTCCGGCACGCCCAGGCAAAAGATCGTTTCCGCGCCCGATTTAGGCTGCGGGGCGGCCACCAAACGGGGCAGACCAAGCAATAAAACACCCAGGAACAGTGACTGGCACACTGTTTTCCGCGAACATGATGACGTATGGCTCATAAGGCGTAAACGCACTTTAGACGCATTTCACCGCACGTCCAGTCAAAGGAAATGAAAAATTCAGACACCGGCGCTCGGCTCGCATGGCAACATGGGAAGGCGCATTGCTTCAAAATCAGCGCACGGGTTACGGCTGGTTTTTGGGGACCAACCAGGCGGGAAGCGTTACTTTGAAAGCGGAATAATCCTTCTGAAACGAGCAACAGTGGGCAGGCGCGAGGCGTGATGCGCCAGCAAACGAAACAGCTTGGGTTTCATGGAGGTGGCCATGGCTCACCAGGGCTTTTCCGCGTGGTAATTACAGTTCGATGACCACCACTTCCGGACGGCAGTTGAAGCGTACGTTGAGCATGAAATAGCCGATGCCGGAGCTGACGTAGAGCGGGCCGCCCTTGCTCTGAAACAGGCCGTAATCGTATTCCTCCGACTCATAGGGAATCACCAGCGGACCATAGCCCGGAATGCGAACCTGGCCGCCGTGCGTGTGCCCGGCGAGGATCAGGTCAAACTTTTTATCCTCCAGATCGTCCGCCCAAGCAGGATAGTGCGCGAGGAGAATATTCGTGACGCCGGGTTGGGGCGCCGGTTGATATTTCCGGATTTGCGCCACTCCGTGAAGTTTGATTTTGCCACGAAATACGGTGGCGGTGTCATTGTGCAGCCACGCGCCGCCTTGGCGTGCAAAAGCCCGGCGGAATTTATCAAAGTCCACCTTGGCCCAGAAATCATGGTTGCCAGGCACGCCGTACATGGGCGCTTGGATTTTCCCCAGCAGTTCAAGGGCCTCGTCCAAGTGGCCGTCTTCCTCCACCAGGTCGCCGGTGAAGCAAACCAGATCCGGCTTGGCCTCGTTGATTTTTTCCACGACCCGTTGCAGGTAGGCCCGGTCACCCTTGTAATGCACGTCGGTGAAGTGTGCCAGGCGGCACCCAAGCGAACGGGATAACGGCAGAGACTTGACCTTGAGCCACTGCGGCTCAAGCAGCATGGAATCGCCAGCCAGAGCGGCCACCGGCAGAACAAATAGGCCCGCCATCAGCAGCTTGCGGCGGCTCACCCGGACGGATTTGGATGGTGATTTCACGTGACGCTATCAATCAGACAACGAATGCGGTGCCCGGGTTCAAATGAATCAGCGCGCCGCGAGCCGCCGATATTTTTGCTGTGCCCACGTCTGCCATTCAATCAGCTTCACGTTGCGGAAAGCGGGTTCTTTGAATTTTCCCTTGGCCAGTTTCAACGCTTCATCCGCAGTGATGGGGACGGTGCCAAGTTCGGCCAGGTCTTCCGGGCGAAGCCCGCGCGCAATGACCGCCTTCCACGCCGCGCTTAATTCCCCGTGCGTATCCACCAACAGCGTGCCCACCAGGGCGGAGACCACATCCCGGCGGTCGCGCGCCAGCTTGTTGTCATAGCGGAAATTCTGCTTCAGGTCGAAGGGCGAGAATTCAATATTGCTCACCTTCTTGTAGCGCGCATAGAAATCCGGGCGAATACTCATGCGCTCGATGGAATACCGCGTCGGC is drawn from Verrucomicrobiota bacterium and contains these coding sequences:
- a CDS encoding polysaccharide lyase family protein, which translates into the protein MCQSLFLGVLLLGLPRLVAAPQPKSGAETIFCLGVPDQSSVEFGLTRSGYAAFSKEFSKPVEFVVGKDSLEAWPFIHPSTHDTWAGSKAHTFTIRFPVKQIPAQPVYLVVGQVDSLKKPLLTVSLNGREIGKQRAPQGKGVGHIPGRVGEVATLVFPIPAGSLKPGENTLALNLDDGSWIIYDYVYLGTSQAPEASMATVVKEELLPKFLAGPLKDVEEIVFATRKVGSDGHWYANIGYYSDCELEYPQGKPFTHNGKRVAYRLGGKLGKLNVKTGKVTWLVEDAEGGVRDPIVHYDGKTILFSYRKGNGENYHLYTIQSDGSGLKQLTTGDYDDFEPCWLPEGGMVFVSTRAKRWVNCWVTQVATLHRCDANGSNIRMISANNEQDNTPWALPDGRLIYQRWEYVDRSQVDYHHLWTTNPDGTGQMIYFGNQRPGIVMIDAKPIPGSPRIAAIFSPGHGRAEHAGALVVVDPSNGPDQHGMARYITRTEDYRDPWAFSEEAFMAAKGPEIQLLTGAGQSDRLYRLSDEEVKDGFLIHEPRPIVAHDRELVVPTGVNLQEPTGRLVMANVYEGRNLAGVKPGEIKKLLVLETLPKPVNFTGGMDPLTYGGSFTLERVVGTVPVEADGSAYMELPALRGLFFVALDEHDMAVKRMQSFLTVQPGETTSCVGCHEQRTQSYIPGKSLAALRRPASKIQPIKDCPDVLDFPRDIQPILNRLCVDCHDATPTPRGGPYAGKVLLSGDHGPMFSHAYFNMTVHQLFTDGRNRARSNYGPRELGSSASRILQMLDGSHYGVKASEAEKTRLRLWTEVGSPYPGTYAALGSGSVGGYQENQQIHLDTDWPATKAAAQVMDQRCAECHKGQKRLPHTMSDELGMSFWRFAMDDPRLKYSRHSVFNLSRPAQSLLALAPLDKAAGGLGICVKPATGAAVFSSTSDPDYLKLVEMAVAGRDHLEKIKRFDMPGFLPREGWYREMRRYGILAADFKSTAPVDFYKVEQAYWKSMWYQPAGAQ
- a CDS encoding metallophosphoesterase; protein product: MKSPSKSVRVSRRKLLMAGLFVLPVAALAGDSMLLEPQWLKVKSLPLSRSLGCRLAHFTDVHYKGDRAYLQRVVEKINEAKPDLVCFTGDLVEEDGHLDEALELLGKIQAPMYGVPGNHDFWAKVDFDKFRRAFARQGGAWLHNDTATVFRGKIKLHGVAQIRKYQPAPQPGVTNILLAHYPAWADDLEDKKFDLILAGHTHGGQVRIPGYGPLVIPYESEEYDYGLFQSKGGPLYVSSGIGYFMLNVRFNCRPEVVVIEL
- a CDS encoding cupin domain-containing protein translates to MKKDTSSKAKGLPAAQVARVADHVQYQAGSIVSREIVKQPTGTVTVFAFDEGQGLSEHTAPFDALVQVLDGEVEILIAGQPHHLHTGEMILMPAQQPHAVKALKRFKMMLIMIRS